ATAAGATAGCTTCTTAATGTTCTTGAGCAGCTCAGCCAGTTCCTTGGCTTGCTCTACACCGTCATTGACTTCATTGAGCATGATGTACTCAAAGGTCACCCTGCGGTTGGTCGTCTCAATATAGTATTCGATAGCCGCAAAAAGCTTTTCGATAGGGAAGGACCGGTTAATCCGCATGATGCTGGTCCGCAAATCATTATTCGGGGCATGGAGGGATACAGCTAGATTAACCTGCACACCTTCATTGGCAAAGTCGCGAATCTTATGCGCCAGCCCTGAGGTCGAAACCGTGATATGGCGGGCACCGATAGCCAAACCTTTATCATCATTGACCGTCCGGACAAACTTGAGCACATTGTCATAGTTATCAAAAGGCTCGCCGATTCCCATAACCACGATGTGGCTGACCCGCTCATCCTGACCACGCTCATCAAAATACTTCTGAACCAGCATAATCTGAGCAACAATTTCACCGTTATTGAGGTCACGTTGCTTTTTAATTAAGCCGGAAGCGCAGAAGGTACAACCGATATTACAGCCAACTTGGGTGGTCACACAGACAGAAAGTCCATAGTGCTGACGCATGAGTACCGTCTCAATCAGCATACCGTCCGGCAGCTCAAAAAGGTACTTGACCGTACCGTCAGCAGACTCTTGGACGATACGCTGTTTAAGCGGATTGACGACAAACTGATCATTTAGCTTGGCAATCAAGTCCTTGGACAGATTGGTCATCTCTTCAAAAGACTGGACCCGCTTGCGATAAAGCCACTCCCAAATCTGGGCAGCACGGAATTTCTTTTCTCCCTGAGCTTCCGCCCATTCAATCATTTCCTGACGTGTTAAACTATAAATAGATGGTTTCATGTTTCTCCTTTATTTTTGACGGATGACAAAGTGACGATTGCTGTCTTTTTGCTTTTTCTGCCTATCTTGCTGGGAATTGTTGCGAGAGCGCTTATTGTCCCTTTTAGAACGACTGTCTCGGTCTCGCTCGCTTCTGCGATTACGGTTGCTCCCAGAACGGCTGTTGCGAGAACGTTTCGAACGACTTTCTGTCTCTTTCTTGCCATGCGATTTCTTATCAAAGGAAGCGCGCTGGGGATTTGGATTTTCCAAGACAAAATAAGCACAGCCGTAGCTGCAGTACTCCAGCAAATAGTCTTCTAAGCGGCTAATCTTCTCATCGCTTTCATTAGCCCGCTCGTCCTTGTAAAAACCACGCAGGCGCAGCTGCTCATTGCCCCAGTCACCGACAATATAGTCAAACTTGGTGAGAATTTCTGAAAAGCGCTGATGAAAGGCCGTCAAGTCAAAGCCTTCCTTATAGTTCTCAATCAATTCAAACTCGAATTTTTCTGCAACAATCTTGCTGTCAATCTGTTTAAACTCTGGTCCTGGGAATTTATTATAATTATACAATTCAGGTGAAATATCTTTACGCATACTCTTCCTTTAACAATCTTGGATAGTTTATCTACAACACTTTATTTTATCATAAATCAGCCAGTATTTCGCGGACTTTTCATCAAAAATATCTTTCTGAAAAAAGTCAGACGATTTAAAGCAGAGAAGACCAGCTGATTTTGTCTATTTCACAAGAAAAATCTTAGCAAAAGCTAAGATCTTACTTGTTCTTTTTCAGATAGTCAATGGCATCCTGCAGCGTTTTAACCGGAACAA
This window of the Streptococcus sanguinis genome carries:
- the rlmN gene encoding 23S rRNA (adenine(2503)-C(2))-methyltransferase RlmN, with amino-acid sequence MKPSIYSLTRQEMIEWAEAQGEKKFRAAQIWEWLYRKRVQSFEEMTNLSKDLIAKLNDQFVVNPLKQRIVQESADGTVKYLFELPDGMLIETVLMRQHYGLSVCVTTQVGCNIGCTFCASGLIKKQRDLNNGEIVAQIMLVQKYFDERGQDERVSHIVVMGIGEPFDNYDNVLKFVRTVNDDKGLAIGARHITVSTSGLAHKIRDFANEGVQVNLAVSLHAPNNDLRTSIMRINRSFPIEKLFAAIEYYIETTNRRVTFEYIMLNEVNDGVEQAKELAELLKNIKKLSYVNLIPYNPVSEHDQYSRSPKERVMAFYDTLKKNGVNCVVRQEHGTDIDAACGQLRSNTMKRDREKALVENVQP
- a CDS encoding YutD family protein, giving the protein MRKDISPELYNYNKFPGPEFKQIDSKIVAEKFEFELIENYKEGFDLTAFHQRFSEILTKFDYIVGDWGNEQLRLRGFYKDERANESDEKISRLEDYLLEYCSYGCAYFVLENPNPQRASFDKKSHGKKETESRSKRSRNSRSGSNRNRRSERDRDSRSKRDNKRSRNNSQQDRQKKQKDSNRHFVIRQK